One segment of Niabella beijingensis DNA contains the following:
- a CDS encoding family 43 glycosylhydrolase, whose translation MRFSLILLLFVFVVKSHGQQLVLPGDNPDPSVVKIGNEYWAAGTTSDWFPAFRLYRSADLVNWKSAGHVFTEMPAWADHYMWAPEITYDNGKVYLYYTAHKKGGSLCIAAAVADKPEGPYRDLGPLICQEDGSIDAFPVRDENGKLYMIWKEDGNSAGKPTPIWAAEMKEDRTGLVGEKTELFRGEAPWEQGLVEGVSVMKHNDYFYAFYAGAKCCGKACNYGTGIARSKNLLGPWEKYLGNPVLINDQEWKCPGHGTPVEEKGRFYFLYHGYSTNSGAYAGRQGLLNEFEFTADGWIRFLNGNTQTRLPDAKTFADDFTGDRLADQWHWSIFQDVHYTVSGNTLKLDALPSVCGAYIGQPVLASDYTAAVAVQKSTTAQAGLALIGDDRNLLYTGVQHNEIYLIQVKGGKETLIAREKIRKSPSAITIKATVTNNTAVRFAYSGDGKKFRALGDTSADISQLPPWDRAVRVGLISKGASGQTAFFKSFILKNQ comes from the coding sequence ATGCGTTTTTCTTTAATCCTGTTGCTGTTTGTTTTTGTTGTTAAGAGTCATGGTCAGCAACTTGTGCTGCCGGGCGACAATCCGGATCCTTCGGTGGTTAAGATCGGCAATGAATACTGGGCCGCAGGAACCACTTCCGACTGGTTCCCGGCTTTCCGGTTGTATCGGTCAGCTGATCTTGTAAACTGGAAATCCGCAGGACATGTATTTACAGAAATGCCCGCCTGGGCCGATCATTATATGTGGGCGCCCGAAATTACTTACGATAACGGGAAGGTATACCTCTATTATACCGCACACAAAAAGGGCGGAAGTCTTTGTATCGCCGCGGCAGTAGCGGATAAGCCGGAAGGACCATACCGGGATCTTGGTCCGCTTATATGCCAGGAAGACGGTTCGATAGATGCCTTTCCGGTCCGGGATGAGAACGGGAAACTGTATATGATATGGAAAGAAGATGGTAACAGCGCCGGAAAACCCACACCCATCTGGGCCGCCGAAATGAAAGAGGACCGGACCGGTTTGGTTGGCGAAAAGACCGAACTTTTCCGTGGGGAGGCCCCCTGGGAACAAGGTTTGGTTGAAGGAGTGTCGGTAATGAAGCACAATGATTATTTCTATGCTTTTTATGCAGGCGCAAAATGCTGTGGCAAAGCATGTAACTACGGAACAGGTATCGCAAGATCCAAAAACCTGCTTGGTCCCTGGGAAAAATATCTGGGCAACCCGGTATTGATCAATGATCAGGAATGGAAATGTCCGGGTCATGGAACGCCTGTTGAGGAAAAAGGCCGGTTCTATTTTCTTTACCACGGCTACAGTACGAACAGCGGGGCCTACGCCGGTCGCCAGGGATTACTGAACGAATTCGAATTTACTGCGGACGGGTGGATCCGGTTTTTAAATGGCAATACACAGACCAGGCTACCGGATGCAAAGACATTTGCTGATGATTTTACGGGGGACCGGCTGGCAGATCAGTGGCACTGGAGTATATTCCAGGATGTACATTATACGGTTTCGGGTAATACCCTGAAATTAGACGCGCTCCCTTCCGTGTGTGGCGCATACATCGGCCAGCCTGTTTTGGCAAGTGATTATACCGCAGCGGTTGCCGTGCAGAAAAGTACTACCGCACAGGCCGGGCTGGCCCTGATCGGTGACGACAGGAACCTGTTATATACCGGAGTGCAGCACAATGAAATTTATTTGATACAGGTAAAAGGGGGTAAAGAAACTTTAATCGCCCGCGAAAAGATCCGGAAGTCACCATCTGCCATAACCATAAAAGCAACGGTAACCAATAACACAGCGGTTCGCTTTGCATATAGCGGGGACGGGAAAAAATTCCGGGCATTGGGAGATACGTCTGCCGATATTTCTCAGCTGCCGCCCTGGGACCGGGCTGTCCGTGTAGGCCTGATTTCAAAGGGGGCTAGTGGCCAGACTGCTTTTTTCAAAAGCTTTATATTGAAGAATCAATAA
- the gap gene encoding type I glyceraldehyde-3-phosphate dehydrogenase: MSTVKVAINGFGRIGRLAYRQIYNQQGIDVVAINDLTSPKVLAHLLKYDSAQGGFHQDVKSTENSIIVDGNEIKIYAQKDPSQIPWKEHDVDVVLECTGFFTDKTKAEAHIAAGAKRVVISAPATGELKTVVFNVNHDILDGSETIISCASCTTNCLAPMAKVLDDTFGIELGIMTTIHAYTNDQNTLDAPHAKGDLRRARAAAANIVPNSTGAAKAIGLVLPSLKGKLDGSAQRVPTITGSITELNVTLKKQTSAEEINAAMKAASNESFGYTEDEIVSSDVIGTHYGSLFDATLTKVMTVGDKQLVRTVSWYDNEMSYVSQLVRTVEYFAKLISK, encoded by the coding sequence ATGAGTACAGTAAAAGTAGCCATTAACGGCTTTGGTAGAATCGGTCGTTTGGCTTATCGTCAAATCTACAACCAGCAAGGTATCGACGTTGTTGCGATCAATGATTTGACCAGCCCCAAAGTATTAGCTCACCTGTTAAAATACGACTCCGCTCAGGGAGGTTTTCACCAAGATGTAAAAAGCACTGAGAATTCGATTATCGTTGACGGTAATGAAATTAAAATATATGCACAAAAGGACCCTTCCCAGATTCCCTGGAAAGAGCACGATGTAGACGTGGTGCTGGAATGTACCGGTTTCTTTACCGATAAAACAAAAGCAGAAGCACACATCGCAGCAGGTGCTAAAAGAGTAGTGATCTCTGCTCCCGCTACCGGCGAACTGAAAACCGTTGTGTTCAACGTGAACCACGACATTCTGGATGGCAGCGAAACCATCATCAGCTGTGCTTCCTGTACCACCAACTGTCTGGCTCCGATGGCTAAAGTACTCGATGATACCTTTGGTATCGAACTGGGTATCATGACCACCATCCACGCTTATACCAACGATCAGAACACCCTGGATGCCCCGCATGCAAAAGGTGACCTGAGAAGAGCACGCGCTGCAGCGGCCAATATCGTTCCCAACAGCACCGGCGCTGCAAAAGCGATCGGCCTCGTATTGCCGAGCCTGAAAGGGAAACTGGATGGCAGCGCTCAGCGTGTTCCTACCATCACCGGCTCTATCACCGAGCTGAACGTAACATTGAAGAAACAAACATCTGCAGAAGAGATCAATGCTGCAATGAAAGCCGCTTCCAACGAAAGCTTTGGTTATACCGAAGATGAAATCGTAAGCAGCGATGTGATCGGCACCCATTATGGTTCTTTGTTTGATGCTACTTTAACAAAAGTGATGACCGTAGGAGACAAACAACTGGTACGTACCGTTTCCTGGTATGACAATGAAATGAGCTACGTATCTCAGCTGGTGCGCACGGTTGAATATTTTGCGAAACTGATCAGCAAGTAA
- a CDS encoding phosphoglycerate kinase: MSKFSNHNFKDQKVLIRVDFNVPLNDQMEITSDARMKAAVPTIKKILNDGGKVILMSHLGRPKNGPEDKFSLKHLVNHLSELLGGVTVLFANDCIGEQAYLTADMLRPGEVLLLENLRFYKEEEKGDEAFAEKLSKLGDVYVNDAFGTAHRAHASTAIIAKFFPADKKMFGLLMENEVSSAQKVLTQSEKPFTAILGGAKVSDKILIIENLMEKATDIIIGGGMAYTFYKAMGGKIGASLCEEDRLDTAKEILEKAKAKGVNIHLPGDSIIADKFAADASVSEAPSDNIPDGWMGLDIAGSARDQFSNVIKNSRTILWNGPMGVFEMEKFQAGTKTIAEAVAEATQNGAFSLVGGGDSVAAVNKFGFADKVSYVSTGGGAMLEFFEGKILPGIAAIEEA; this comes from the coding sequence ATGTCTAAATTTTCAAACCATAACTTCAAAGATCAGAAAGTACTGATACGTGTGGATTTCAACGTTCCGCTGAACGACCAGATGGAGATCACTTCTGATGCCCGTATGAAGGCGGCCGTTCCTACAATTAAGAAAATCCTTAATGACGGCGGCAAGGTCATTTTAATGTCGCACCTGGGCCGTCCCAAAAACGGACCGGAAGATAAATTCTCCCTGAAGCACCTGGTAAACCACCTGAGTGAATTGCTGGGTGGCGTTACCGTACTGTTCGCCAATGACTGCATCGGTGAGCAGGCATATCTGACCGCAGATATGCTGCGCCCCGGCGAAGTACTGCTGCTGGAGAACCTGCGCTTTTATAAAGAAGAAGAAAAAGGCGACGAGGCTTTTGCAGAAAAGCTGAGCAAGCTCGGGGATGTGTATGTGAATGATGCCTTTGGCACGGCACACCGCGCCCACGCTTCCACCGCGATCATTGCCAAATTCTTCCCCGCAGACAAAAAAATGTTCGGGCTGCTGATGGAAAACGAGGTCAGCAGTGCACAAAAAGTACTTACTCAAAGTGAAAAGCCGTTCACCGCGATCCTGGGCGGGGCCAAGGTGTCGGATAAGATCCTCATCATTGAAAACCTGATGGAAAAAGCCACGGATATCATTATCGGTGGTGGTATGGCGTATACTTTCTACAAAGCCATGGGCGGTAAAATCGGAGCTTCCCTTTGCGAGGAAGACCGCCTGGATACCGCAAAAGAGATCCTGGAAAAAGCAAAGGCAAAGGGTGTGAACATTCACCTGCCCGGCGACAGCATCATTGCGGATAAATTTGCCGCGGATGCCAGCGTTTCCGAGGCACCCAGCGATAATATCCCCGACGGATGGATGGGACTGGATATTGCCGGCAGTGCAAGAGATCAGTTCAGCAATGTGATCAAAAACTCCAGGACCATTTTATGGAACGGTCCGATGGGGGTTTTTGAAATGGAAAAATTTCAGGCCGGAACCAAAACCATTGCTGAAGCAGTAGCCGAAGCTACACAGAACGGTGCGTTCTCGCTGGTAGGCGGCGGCGACAGTGTGGCTGCAGTGAATAAGTTCGGATTTGCTGATAAGGTAAGCTATGTATCCACCGGTGGCGGGGCCATGCTCGAGTTCTTTGAAGGAAAGATACTTCCGGGCATCGCTGCTATTGAAGAGGCATAA
- a CDS encoding diacylglycerol kinase: MSGFSVKKLVKGFGYAGSGLKAAFLSEQNFRVHVVAAVLVVLMGAVFDVHAFEWLILIICVVMVMGMELLNTAVEKLCDRIMPEKDPGIRYIKDVSAAAVLVVAIGAAAAGLIIFIPRLLQWI; the protein is encoded by the coding sequence ATGAGCGGCTTCTCTGTAAAAAAACTGGTAAAAGGTTTCGGTTATGCCGGCAGCGGATTAAAAGCTGCGTTCCTGTCAGAACAGAATTTCAGGGTGCATGTGGTGGCGGCTGTGCTGGTAGTGCTGATGGGGGCTGTTTTTGATGTCCATGCTTTTGAATGGCTGATCCTGATCATTTGTGTGGTAATGGTAATGGGGATGGAACTGCTCAACACTGCTGTGGAGAAACTCTGCGACCGGATCATGCCGGAAAAAGATCCCGGGATCCGTTATATAAAAGATGTTTCGGCGGCTGCAGTGCTGGTAGTGGCAATAGGAGCCGCTGCTGCCGGTCTTATCATTTTTATACCCCGGTTGCTGCAATGGATTTAA
- a CDS encoding LemA family protein, with product MKGVTLIIVVLLVILGFMGCNGYNGLVKEQESVNKAWNNVQSEYQKRNDLVGNLVETVKGAANFEKSTLTDVINARAKATSVQVNPENLTPEKLAEFQAAQGQMTSALSRLLVTVEAYPELKANQNFLQLQGQLEGIENDIRASRQTFNTAVNSYNVKVRSFPMNILGGIFGFHAKEGFKADAGAENAPKVKF from the coding sequence ATGAAAGGAGTTACATTAATCATTGTCGTTCTTCTGGTAATACTGGGCTTTATGGGCTGCAACGGCTACAATGGCCTGGTAAAAGAACAGGAAAGTGTAAATAAAGCATGGAACAATGTTCAGAGTGAATACCAGAAAAGGAACGACCTGGTAGGAAACCTTGTTGAAACGGTAAAGGGCGCTGCCAATTTTGAAAAGTCCACATTAACGGATGTGATCAACGCCCGCGCAAAAGCGACTTCCGTTCAGGTGAATCCGGAAAACCTTACTCCCGAAAAACTGGCCGAATTCCAGGCGGCCCAGGGACAGATGACCAGTGCGCTCAGCCGTTTGCTGGTTACGGTGGAAGCCTATCCGGAATTAAAAGCCAATCAGAACTTTTTACAGTTGCAGGGGCAGCTCGAAGGGATCGAAAATGATATCCGTGCTTCCCGCCAGACATTCAATACCGCAGTGAACAGTTATAATGTGAAAGTGCGTTCCTTCCCGATGAACATCCTGGGCGGGATCTTTGGTTTCCATGCCAAGGAAGGTTTCAAGGCGGATGCCGGTGCCGAGAACGCTCCGAAAGTGAAATTCTAA
- a CDS encoding LemA family protein, which produces MKKSGLIIIVVLAVLGIYFLLSYNSFVKKDEKVRQMWSEVQNTYQRRLDLTPNLVNTVKGISGFEQSTLVAIADARSRAQQGLGGEPTPDNYSQQSRLQDSLAAASNRVIAVIERYPTLRGTEAYRGLQTQLEGNERRIKVARNDFNAAVANYNSAVRGFPGKIVAGICGFKPKEGFQATAGAEKNVEIKF; this is translated from the coding sequence ATGAAGAAATCCGGTCTGATCATCATCGTTGTTCTTGCCGTTCTGGGGATCTACTTTTTGCTGTCGTATAATTCATTTGTAAAAAAAGATGAAAAGGTACGGCAGATGTGGAGTGAGGTGCAGAACACGTACCAGCGGCGCCTGGATCTTACCCCCAACCTGGTAAATACGGTAAAGGGCATCTCCGGCTTTGAACAATCAACGCTGGTGGCGATCGCCGATGCGCGCAGCCGGGCACAGCAGGGACTGGGGGGGGAACCTACCCCGGATAATTACAGCCAGCAATCGCGGTTGCAGGACTCCCTGGCTGCGGCATCCAACCGGGTTATCGCTGTTATTGAGCGGTACCCTACATTGCGTGGAACCGAGGCCTACCGCGGGTTACAGACCCAGCTGGAGGGCAACGAGCGCAGGATAAAAGTGGCGCGGAATGACTTTAACGCAGCAGTAGCCAACTATAACAGTGCCGTACGGGGATTCCCGGGGAAGATCGTTGCCGGTATCTGTGGCTTTAAGCCAAAAGAAGGATTCCAGGCAACTGCCGGAGCCGAAAAAAATGTAGAAATTAAATTTTAA
- a CDS encoding TPM domain-containing protein: MAFSLFNRNPEEVLTVAEKEQIVEAIRQAESRTSGEIRVYLESHNKYVDPVDRAVEVFYKLKMENTIDRNAVLLYVAVKDRQLAIYGDEGIYQRTGKEYWNNLVKKILGHFNQKHFATGISEYIHQIGEGLHQYFPFDRATDHNELPDDIVFGS; encoded by the coding sequence GTGGCCTTTTCCTTATTCAATCGAAATCCGGAAGAAGTACTTACCGTCGCAGAAAAGGAGCAGATCGTTGAAGCGATCCGCCAGGCGGAAAGCCGCACCAGCGGGGAGATACGGGTATACCTCGAAAGTCACAATAAATATGTGGACCCCGTTGACCGCGCCGTGGAGGTTTTTTATAAACTGAAAATGGAGAATACCATCGACCGGAACGCCGTGCTGCTGTATGTTGCGGTAAAGGACCGGCAGCTGGCTATTTACGGGGATGAAGGCATTTATCAGCGGACGGGGAAGGAGTACTGGAATAACCTGGTGAAGAAGATACTGGGACATTTTAACCAGAAACACTTTGCCACCGGTATCAGTGAGTACATCCACCAGATCGGGGAAGGCCTCCATCAGTATTTTCCCTTTGACCGGGCTACAGACCATAATGAACTTCCGGATGATATTGTTTTTGGCAGTTAA
- a CDS encoding TPM domain-containing protein codes for MKQLFLLYFLLVSALSFAQVESVIPNPSNPPKLVNDFTGRFLTPEQAQTLERKLVAYDDSTSNQIAVVIVDDLKGYSRDDYAIALGRKWGVGGQKQFNNGVVILVNAGPKDRGLFIATGYGLEGAITDLIADQIIQQIIIPDFKLGDNYRGLDEGTDALIQAAAGRFKAPEGYRDRGKGPGVGTVIVLVIVIIIFISFMSRGGGGGGGYVSRRGYRGGGGWIIPGGWSGGGGGGWSGGGGGGGFGGFGGGGFGGGGAGGSW; via the coding sequence ATGAAGCAACTTTTTCTACTATACTTTTTGCTGGTTTCGGCGCTGTCTTTCGCACAGGTCGAATCCGTGATCCCCAACCCGTCCAATCCGCCCAAACTGGTAAATGATTTTACCGGGCGTTTTTTAACGCCGGAGCAGGCGCAGACGCTGGAACGCAAGCTGGTGGCTTATGACGACAGCACCTCCAACCAGATCGCCGTGGTGATCGTGGACGATCTGAAAGGGTATTCAAGAGATGATTATGCCATTGCGCTGGGAAGGAAGTGGGGCGTAGGCGGACAAAAACAGTTTAACAATGGGGTGGTGATCCTGGTGAACGCAGGTCCGAAAGACCGGGGCCTGTTTATTGCCACCGGGTACGGACTGGAAGGAGCGATCACCGACCTGATCGCCGACCAGATCATTCAGCAGATCATTATCCCGGACTTTAAACTGGGGGATAATTACCGGGGGCTGGACGAGGGGACGGATGCCCTGATACAGGCGGCAGCCGGGAGGTTCAAAGCCCCTGAAGGGTATCGCGACCGGGGCAAAGGCCCGGGGGTTGGAACGGTTATCGTGCTGGTGATTGTGATTATTATCTTTATTTCCTTCATGAGCCGTGGCGGCGGTGGTGGCGGTGGCTATGTGTCGCGCCGGGGATACCGGGGCGGCGGCGGATGGATCATACCCGGCGGCTGGTCGGGCGGTGGTGGTGGTGGCTGGTCCGGCGGCGGAGGTGGCGGCGGCTTTGGCGGCTTCGGTGGCGGCGGTTTTGGTGGTGGTGGTGCCGGTGGAAGCTGGTAA
- a CDS encoding DUF4476 domain-containing protein, whose protein sequence is MNKRFLLAIVFLLTGFVSFAQYSVQSKYFVYLQTEPAQPFYIKINGQRIEANSSGYLILPQLRDGDYRLIVGFQDNKNPEMTFRFKIDSKDKGYLIKNFGAEGWSLFDLQSMDVQKPLSADEAAALAKAEAPKPQQPRRQEPKPQPKQETPATPPAETAAVQQTPPPATPPPATPQQQPAAENADVSDFTKVLSKAANDPSLLEQPKPEEKPVVQAAAPKEEPVVADAGEKGETPPQEVAAEQPVQEAAPKVATRVGKDAVVKLSQHSSGTGTVVVYEDRSTGGSAEQIEITIPASGGDDAAAAPQTPEEKTPDTPQETPAATDQKPAPFVVEEKPAIPQESSSGRKKGKTKEAAKAVSGSCKSIATEDDFLKLRREMAGRDNDEAMIEEARRAFKNKCYSTAQVKYISSMFLSNAGKYNFFDAAKAHVSDPENFGSLQDELKDAYYKDKFNSLK, encoded by the coding sequence ATGAATAAGCGTTTCTTACTGGCGATCGTCTTTCTGTTGACTGGCTTTGTTTCTTTCGCTCAATATTCGGTTCAATCCAAATATTTTGTTTATCTGCAAACCGAACCTGCCCAACCTTTTTATATTAAAATCAACGGCCAGCGGATTGAGGCCAATTCTTCCGGTTACCTTATTTTACCGCAACTGAGGGATGGAGACTACCGCCTGATTGTTGGTTTTCAGGATAATAAGAACCCGGAGATGACCTTCCGGTTCAAGATCGATTCAAAGGATAAAGGATACCTTATTAAAAATTTTGGTGCTGAGGGATGGTCGCTGTTCGATCTTCAGTCCATGGATGTTCAGAAGCCATTAAGTGCAGATGAGGCGGCAGCGCTGGCCAAGGCCGAAGCACCCAAGCCGCAACAGCCACGTCGCCAGGAGCCGAAGCCACAACCGAAACAGGAAACGCCTGCCACGCCGCCTGCGGAAACGGCTGCTGTACAACAAACGCCTCCGCCTGCTACGCCTCCACCTGCTACGCCTCAGCAACAGCCTGCTGCGGAAAATGCAGATGTGAGCGATTTTACAAAAGTGCTTTCCAAGGCAGCCAATGATCCGAGTTTGCTGGAGCAGCCCAAACCGGAAGAAAAACCGGTTGTACAGGCAGCAGCTCCCAAAGAAGAACCTGTGGTTGCTGATGCAGGAGAGAAAGGAGAAACACCGCCACAGGAAGTAGCAGCAGAACAGCCGGTTCAGGAAGCTGCCCCGAAAGTGGCAACCAGGGTAGGCAAAGATGCGGTGGTAAAATTGTCGCAGCATTCGTCAGGAACAGGAACGGTTGTGGTATATGAAGACCGCAGCACGGGGGGCAGCGCAGAACAGATCGAAATAACGATCCCGGCATCGGGCGGGGATGATGCGGCAGCCGCGCCCCAAACGCCAGAGGAGAAAACACCCGATACACCACAGGAAACGCCGGCAGCCACCGACCAGAAACCAGCACCGTTCGTAGTGGAAGAAAAGCCTGCGATTCCACAGGAAAGCAGTTCCGGAAGAAAGAAAGGAAAGACAAAAGAAGCGGCAAAGGCCGTTTCTGGTAGCTGTAAGTCAATTGCCACGGAAGATGATTTTTTGAAGTTGCGCAGGGAGATGGCAGGCAGGGACAATGACGAGGCGATGATAGAGGAAGCCCGCCGGGCATTTAAAAACAAATGTTACTCCACCGCACAGGTGAAGTACATCAGCAGCATGTTCCTGTCCAATGCAGGAAAATACAATTTCTTCGACGCAGCAAAAGCGCATGTGTCTGATCCCGAAAATTTCGGCTCGCTGCAGGACGAACTAAAAGACGCTTATTACAAGGACAAATTCAACTCGCTGAAATAA